A single genomic interval of Oncorhynchus keta strain PuntledgeMale-10-30-2019 unplaced genomic scaffold, Oket_V2 Un_scaffold_5244_pilon_pilon, whole genome shotgun sequence harbors:
- the LOC127928991 gene encoding uncharacterized protein LOC127928991, producing MDRSSEGSEGQVVRWTGRQRGQRDRSSEGQVVRGTGRQRDRSSEGSEGQVVRGVRGTGRQRDRSSEGQVVRDTEGQVVRWTGRQRGQRDRSSDGQVVRGVRGTGRQRGQRDRSSEGSEGQVVRGTGRQRDRSSEGQVVRGVRGTGRQRDRWSEGQVVRGVRGTGRQRDRSSEGQVVRGTGRQRGQRDRSSEGQVVRGTCRQRGQRDRSSEGQVVRGTGRQRGQRDRSSQLDELLTNSSLCCNVCISHLTSVCVCVCVCVCVCVCVCVCVCVELADMWREESSTPTQTTGVAADRVNTHTHTHTHTHTHTHSLM from the exons ATGGACAGGTcgtcagaggggtcagagggaCAGGTCGTCAGATGGACAGGTcgtcagaggggtcagagggaCAGGTCGTCAGAGGGACAGGTCGTCAGAGGGACAGGTCGTCAGAGGGACAGGTcgtcagaggggtcagagggacaggtcgtcagaggggtcagagggaCAGGTCGTCAGAGGGACAGGTCGTCAGAGGGACAG GTcgtcagagacacagagggacagGTCGTCAGATGGACAGGTcgtcagaggggtcagagggaCAGGTCGTCAGATGGACAGGTcgtcagaggggtcagagggacaggtcgtcagaggggtcagagggacaggtcgtcagaggggtcagagggaCAG GTCGTCAGAGGGACAGGTCGTCAGAGGGACAGGTCGTCAGAGGGACAGGTcgtcagaggggtcagagggaCAGGTCGTCAGAGGgacaggtggtcagagggacaggtcgtcagaggggtcagagggaCAGGTCGTCAGAGGGACAGGTCGTCAGAGGGACAGGTCGTCAGAGGGACAGGTcgtcagaggggtcagagggaCAGGTCGTCAGAGGGACAGGTCGTCAGAGGGACATGTcgtcagaggggtcagagggaCAGGTCGTCAGAGGGACAGGTCGTCAGAGGGACAGGTcgtcagaggggtcagagggaCAGGAGTTCACAGCTGGATGAATTATTGACAAATTCGTCTCTCTGCTGCAATGTGTGTATCAGTCAtctaaccagtgtgtgtgtgtgtgtgtgtgtgtgtgtgtgtgtgtgtgtgtgtgtgtgtgtgtgtgtgtgtgtagagttggcCGATATGTGGAGGGAAGAATCTAGCACCCCCACCCAGACAACAGGAGTTGCTGCTGAcagggtaaacacacacacacacacacacacacacacacacacacacacacacagtcttatgTAG